In Lachnospiraceae bacterium, one DNA window encodes the following:
- a CDS encoding phage antirepressor KilAC domain-containing protein: protein MEKRMEKTDYKITEFHNSEFGSIRMIEDGGRLLFSGIDVAFALGYAKPRNAINVHCKGALKRGVLTSGGVQPMIFIPEGDVYRLITKSRLKSAQNFEKWVFDEVLPAIRKTGGYLETDLLDRVKDNPELLLEFAERLLAENNRNRELQNRVKDMQPKADYYDHFMITGECTNIRTTAKEIEFPERKFVKLLLNRGFLYRSPSGTLLPYAVEKNNDLFIVKDYFNNGHLGSQTLVTPKGKEFFKALCAEEE from the coding sequence ATGGAGAAGAGGATGGAGAAGACGGATTATAAAATCACAGAGTTTCACAATTCGGAGTTTGGTTCCATCCGTATGATTGAAGATGGAGGCAGACTTTTATTTTCTGGAATTGATGTAGCATTTGCTTTGGGATATGCAAAACCAAGAAATGCGATAAATGTTCATTGCAAGGGGGCCCTGAAACGGGGCGTCCTTACATCAGGTGGGGTACAGCCAATGATTTTTATTCCAGAGGGAGATGTATATCGGCTGATTACAAAAAGTCGTTTAAAGTCAGCACAGAATTTTGAGAAGTGGGTATTTGATGAGGTACTTCCGGCTATTAGGAAAACAGGCGGATATTTAGAGACCGATCTTTTAGACAGGGTAAAAGATAACCCGGAACTTCTTTTGGAATTTGCCGAGAGACTTTTGGCAGAAAACAATCGAAATCGAGAATTGCAAAATCGTGTAAAGGATATGCAGCCAAAAGCAGATTATTATGATCATTTCATGATTACAGGAGAATGCACCAATATTCGAACGACGGCAAAAGAGATTGAATTTCCAGAAAGAAAATTTGTGAAACTTCTTTTAAATAGAGGATTTCTATATAGGAGTCCATCCGGCACGCTGTTACCCTATGCGGTGGAGAAGAACAATGATCTGTTTATTGTAAAAGACTATTTTAACAATGGACATCTTGGTTCACAGACATTGGTTACACCAAAAGGAAAAGAATTTTTTAAAGCGTTGTGTGCGGAGGAAGAGTAA